A window of Paenibacillus phoenicis genomic DNA:
CTCATTCCGGGCTGAATCTAGTATTTCCAGGATCTGCAGCTTGCTATTTTCCAATACGCTTACGGCGTTATTAATAACGCGATCTATGGCATCCGCTTGAAAATCCACACAATCCTTCTCCGTTTCTTAGTCCGTATAGTCCCAGACTAATCATATCATGATTCGAGGGTAATGGATTTGGTTTTCTTCTCCCAATTTACGCCAATTCCAAGCTGTTCGGAGACCAAACGTAATGGGACTAAAGTCCTTCCGTTAACAATAATTGGAGAAACCTCCGCTTTGGAAGAGACCCCGTTAAGCAAAAATGTCTTCTGCCCCACCGTCAGCTCCAATACCGTAGCACCGCGGGTTACCGTGATTTTTTTGGCTGCCCCGTTCCAAGCTGCGTTCCCGCCAAAGACGTCCAGCACGTACTTGATCGGCACGTAGGTCGTGTTGTCTTTGAGCAATGGCGCAACTTCCAGGTTTTGCTGCTTCCCGTTTACCGTCATCGACTTCTGGCCGATTACCATCACTGCCTTCGCGCTTGGGAAATCTTGGTTGCTGCCGCCGGATGCAGGAGCCGTAAACCGTACATTGTCAAAAGATACGCTGCCTGTCAGCGCCCGTTCGTCCTGGCCTTCTTCGACGTTTACGACATAAAGCCGCTTCAGCTTTGCCGGGAATTTGATGTTACCCGCGGTCAGATCCGCCGTCAGCGTCTTCCAACCGGTGTAATCCATCGGACGCGCGAGGTCGATGTAAACTGGCTTGCCGTCCGCGTCAGACAACTCGGCGCGCACCCAGTTCAGACTCGCATCGCCTAGCACATCCACCGTCAAGGTCGTTGCGTTGTCCGGGATCGCTCTGCCGCTCGTGCCGTTAAATTGGGCATAAGCAAACTTGCTGCCGGAACCGCCGGTCAGATCGTAATCTAGCTTCAACACCTTGGAGTTGGCGCGCTCGCCGGTTCCTTGCACAATGCTTACCGATCCTTTCGCTTCAGCCGGAAGACCGGTGAAGGAAATCGGGTAGGCGACGTTTTCGAAGCTTTCCCAGATCGTTTCGGTGGAAGCAGACAGCACGACCGGTGTTCCGTTAAAGCCGTCATAGGATGGCGTCGCATACGCAAACTTCGCCCCATTGTTCACGGATTGGACTGTCAGCACGCCGCCTTGTACGCTGGCTTTCATACCGCTGAACGTCCATTTCACCGATTCCGCTGGAACGTCAACCGTACGTCCATCCTTCAGCTTGGCGGTTACGGCGACCGTTACGCTGGTTCCTGCTTGCAGCGGAGCAAACGTTGTGCCCGGCGTCAGGCTTTCCAGATCCGTGCCGCCCAGCACCTTCACGTCCATGCTGGTTTTGGCTTGCCCGCTGGTGGCGGTAATTTTGGCGGTGCCCGCCTTCACGCCTTTAAAGCCGCTGCCGGTCCATACCACGTTGCCGTTGCTGGCTTGCCACGAAGCTTGGATGCCGCTCGTATCGATCGGATTGTAGTACGTATCATATCCTTTCAAAGCGTACGGCACAGTTTGCCCGATGAACAACGTGGAGGAGCCGCTGACTTTGAGACCAAGCAGCGAACCTTGCGGTGCCGTCGTAAATACGCCAAGCCCGTTGGCAACCGCACGTTGCCCCGCCGCCCCATTGGACGTCGTAAAAGTGAGCTGCGGTGTCGTTTCTGCCAGCGGCCGCGTGACCATCGTTGTGGAGCCGCCGCCGTCCAGGTTCAAGCCTTTCCAGACACCGATTCCCGTCATGAAGCCTTGCAGCTCCTTCAAGGTGAGGCCGGTGCTGTTGCTGTTTTTCTCGGCGGTAATGATATAGGCCGTTTTCCCGTCTTTGGAGTAACCTACTGCGGTCCGTGCCACGGCGCTGCCTCCGCTGATCGATGTCGTTGAACGGGTAAACGCCGATGCTTTGCCTTGGTCGACCAATAGCGTGTGGCCGCCAATCATCATTTTCAGATCCGCCGGGTCTACGAGTTGCCCGTCAGTCAAAGATTGCAGCTGATAGACTGTATCCACGCGCTGACCGACTTGCAGGTGAGTAGCTACATAGTCCGCCGCCGTGCCATGCGCACGCAAAATATACCCATCCGCCGGCACCGGTCCCGGAATCGCCGCTTTGATGGAGATCTGTGTAATCACGCCTCCTTGCACCAAAACCTCAGTTGGCGTCGTTGCGCTGGCCGCTGGACGTTCCTCCGCTTTCCAGGCACTCGTATAAATAAACATCTTGTTCACGTGGCTATAGGCCTTGTCCGGCTCAGTCATATAGGATTCCTGGTTGATGCCCGCAAGCGGGAACGTCGAACCGTCCTCGGCGAACACCGTACCGCTGAAGCCAAAACGGTCGATCAGCGGGGTCCCGTCATTGCGCACGGCAAAAGCATACATCCCCTGCAGCTGAGCCGGGCTGGTAACAACGGTCCCTTTCGACACCGCCGGTCCCATCGGAACGCCTTGGCCGCCGGTCGCAAAGAAATCACCGTTCACCCCGGCGACAGCCCCGGTTTCCTTGACCATCCCTTCCACGCTTTGTCTCGTCGTTACTTGTCCCCCTTTGCCGGTCATCACGTCCAGCTGGACGTAAGGATTCGTCAAATCCACCTCAATTACATCGGTCAGCACCTTCACCGGTTTGCCCGACCGGGTCACCGTGTACTCGTATTTCACAAGCTTGGCCCCCGACGTGATCATTTCTTCGCTAAGCTTCACCGTTTGGCTTGCTGCTGCTTCCGCAGTCAAAGCCGGTCCCGCGATCGGTCCAATGCCAATCACAGGCTGAATCCATATCAATCCCGCCAGCGTGACAAGTGCGATGCGTTTGCCGCTCTTTGCCACCAGGTGGGCCAACTTCGAGTTTTGACGTTCGACAACTTCCAGATCCATATTCACTTGGATTTGGTTTGTTCCGGTTTCGTCTCTTCTGACTACCATTTTGTTAGACAACTCTCCCATCTGTTCATGCTTCTAACGCGCTTCTATAAAGCTAGTCCCTTATTAATAGACTACTTTTAAGCCGAAAAGTTACGAAATTTAGCAAGATTGTTAAAGGAACCTATCAATTTCTTTAACTTTTGTGGAATATCTATGTGGGTAATGTGGATATTGGGGATAAATTCTGTGGAAAACTAGGATAACTTTTGTTCGTTCCTCTTATCGCATGTGCTTAACTTCTGTGGATAATGTGGATTTGGTAGATAACTTGTGAGCAAAACTTTCCCCGAAGGAAGGCCTCGCTCCGCCTTGCTCAACTCCGAACACCGCACTTATGCACATACGCACTTACTCACAAACACATTTACAATCTGCACGCCCCTTCTCGCACCTTTTTTGCACGATTATCCCTTTCGTTCAGAAAAGAGAGTTCGAGATTCGGTTACCGTGGGAGAGCCGATACATCCCATTTTAACAGTTGCTAGGGGATCTTCTACTGAACAGCTCTATCCGCCCTCCTCCACAACCTGATGCAACGGGATAATCCTCGCAAGAGATCTGGCCGCCTACATTCCCCTCCTAAGTCAAAAAAATCCCGACACCAGGGCTCCTCCCCTAGTGCCGGGAAACATTGTAGATTTAAATGTAGTTCAGTTTATCCAGAACTCGTTTCAGCATGACCGCCGCTTGCGCACGTGTCGCATTCCCCTGCGGCTGGAACGTATTTGTCGTTACGCCCTGAATGATGCCTTCCTTCACGGCTTTGGCCACCGTTTCCTTGGACTGGATCTTGGCCGCGTCCTTGAACTTCGTTAGCGTTGCCGTGCTCGCACCGTTCATCGACGTATTGTAGCCAGCGTATTCCATCGCCCGCACCATCATCAGCGCCATTTGCTCCCGCGTGATGTTGCTGTTCGGCTTAAACGTGCCGTCGGCATTGCCATTGATAATCCCAGCCTTCGCCGCCGCCCCGATATACGCCGCCGTCGTTCCGGAAGAAACGTCCGGGAAGCGGCGGGCACTTGCCTCATCCCCGGCCAGCCCCAGCCCTTTCGCGATGAAGACGGCGAACTCCGCGCGGGTGATGTTTTTGTTTGGTTCGAAGTTCGTGCCAGAGTTAGATCTAGGTTCAACAATGAGCTTGTTTGCAAGTTCAAGGATGTCATTTTTAGCCC
This region includes:
- a CDS encoding stalk domain-containing protein; the protein is MVVRRDETGTNQIQVNMDLEVVERQNSKLAHLVAKSGKRIALVTLAGLIWIQPVIGIGPIAGPALTAEAAASQTVKLSEEMITSGAKLVKYEYTVTRSGKPVKVLTDVIEVDLTNPYVQLDVMTGKGGQVTTRQSVEGMVKETGAVAGVNGDFFATGGQGVPMGPAVSKGTVVTSPAQLQGMYAFAVRNDGTPLIDRFGFSGTVFAEDGSTFPLAGINQESYMTEPDKAYSHVNKMFIYTSAWKAEERPAASATTPTEVLVQGGVITQISIKAAIPGPVPADGYILRAHGTAADYVATHLQVGQRVDTVYQLQSLTDGQLVDPADLKMMIGGHTLLVDQGKASAFTRSTTSISGGSAVARTAVGYSKDGKTAYIITAEKNSNSTGLTLKELQGFMTGIGVWKGLNLDGGGSTTMVTRPLAETTPQLTFTTSNGAAGQRAVANGLGVFTTAPQGSLLGLKVSGSSTLFIGQTVPYALKGYDTYYNPIDTSGIQASWQASNGNVVWTGSGFKGVKAGTAKITATSGQAKTSMDVKVLGGTDLESLTPGTTFAPLQAGTSVTVAVTAKLKDGRTVDVPAESVKWTFSGMKASVQGGVLTVQSVNNGAKFAYATPSYDGFNGTPVVLSASTETIWESFENVAYPISFTGLPAEAKGSVSIVQGTGERANSKVLKLDYDLTGGSGSKFAYAQFNGTSGRAIPDNATTLTVDVLGDASLNWVRAELSDADGKPVYIDLARPMDYTGWKTLTADLTAGNIKFPAKLKRLYVVNVEEGQDERALTGSVSFDNVRFTAPASGGSNQDFPSAKAVMVIGQKSMTVNGKQQNLEVAPLLKDNTTYVPIKYVLDVFGGNAAWNGAAKKITVTRGATVLELTVGQKTFLLNGVSSKAEVSPIIVNGRTLVPLRLVSEQLGIGVNWEKKTKSITLES